The region CCCGGCGTCTGTGGATGCTGATGCAGCAGCGTGAGATAGCTCTCGCCTCGGGTGAGGGTGTCGTCCAGGGCGCGCCCGGACGTGAGCATGACGCCCTCGAACTCCTCACCCAGCGCCCGCAGTCTCACCGCCTGGGCCTCGATCTGACGTTCCTGCACCTGCTGGGTGTCCAGCAGGACGCGGTGGGCCAGCTTGAAGGCCGTCACGTCCATCAGGATGACCTGGCAGTAGGGCGCCTCGCCGGGCGGCTGATGCAGCGCGGCGTGCAAGGTCAGGTCGAGGACCTCCCCGCCCGGCGTCAGGAGTTGAATCTCGCCCGTTTGGGGTCCCCGGCCCTCGAACACCCGGCCCAGCAGCGCCGCGAAGGCGGCCTGGGAGGAGGAGGCCAGGAACAGGGTGAAGCTGCGGCCCAGCAGGAGTGGCGCGGACGACCCGAGCAGGGCCGTGCCCCGGGCGTTCACGTCCAGCAGGCGGCCCTGCGGGGTGAGGAGGAAGGCGGGACCCGGACTGTCCTGGAACAGGGCCTGCGCCTGGCTTACGGCCGCCTGGAGGTGCAGGACGCGGGCTTCGAGGGCCTGGAGCTGGGCTTCCAGGCTCGCGGGCGATGCGGGCAGCTCGCTGGTTGGGGCTGAGGGGTCGTGAGTCATGGCGCACCTGGCGGAGTGGGGAGCGGGCTCCCGCGGTGAAGGGGTGTCCCCGGACGGTGAAATGAGCAGGTGCGGTGGCGGATGACTGGTAGCTTACCGTATGTCCCCTGCCCTTCCCCACTGCCTGGGGAGGGCGCGAGCACTTGGCCGGGCTGGACGCCCGATGACGGTGGGCG is a window of Deinococcus aestuarii DNA encoding:
- a CDS encoding PAS domain-containing sensor histidine kinase, producing MTHDPSAPTSELPASPASLEAQLQALEARVLHLQAAVSQAQALFQDSPGPAFLLTPQGRLLDVNARGTALLGSSAPLLLGRSFTLFLASSSQAAFAALLGRVFEGRGPQTGEIQLLTPGGEVLDLTLHAALHQPPGEAPYCQVILMDVTAFKLAHRVLLDTQQVQERQIEAQAVRLRALGEEFEGVMLTSGRALDDTLTRGESYLTLLHQHPQTPGHLGHAEEALRQTRGLLGSLRQYMQLRFLRARLRSVDLGRVLREVLKDVQEEMAGRDVQVTSAPLPTVYGDSQVLQIILHEYVSNALKFTRTRAHTRLRVLVQEDTAEYRIGVEDNGVGFHQRQKDRTFELFGKLHSSSVYEGTGLGLAVVRRLCERFGGRAWGEGKVDQGATFWFAWPKAPTEK